The sequence below is a genomic window from Microbacterium abyssi.
GGTCGACCACGTCGGTGACGTTGGTGAACTGCCACATCAGGTAGACGTTCTCGTCGTCCCACGACCCGTACAGCGCGTACGGGTCGTACACCGGCCCTTCATGGCTTCCGCGGAAAATGCGCGGATCGTCGTTGGCGACGCCCTGAGCGATGATCATGTCCTCGGTCCATTCAGATGCGTCACCGTCCACGGTGACCGACGCGGTCTTCCCCACCTGGCCGTTCGGGTTCTGCTGGTAGTAGCCGGCCGAGTAATCGGTGCCGACCGGCGTTCCTGGATTGCCCGGATCCCCCGGGACTTCCGGGTCTTCCGGGACTTCCGGGTCTTCCGGGTCTTCCACCGCGCACGGGCTCACCGCCGTCACGGAACCACCGGCAATGGCGACGGTCGTCCCGCTGACGACGTAGTCCTTGGAACCGTTGTTGTCCCACGCGCCCCTCCCGTTGTTGAACGCGAACGTCGAACCAGACGCACCGGAAGGCACCGTCGTCGACACCCACCCTTCACACGCATCCGACATCCTCGTCCCCGGCGCGCTCGTCCACGCACCAGTGCCGACACGGAAATGCGCGTAATACGCGTCCCAGCTCTTATCCGTCTTGTAGAACACAGTGAGATCCTCACCAGTCGGCTCGGCGCACGGGCTCACCGCCGTCACGGAACCACCGGCAATGGCGACGGTCGTCCCGCTGACGACGTAGTCCTTGGAACCGTTGTTGTCCCACGCACCCCTCCCGTTGTTGAACGCGAACGTCGAACCAGACGCACCGGAAGGCACCGTCGTCGACACCCACCCTTCACACGCATCCGACATCCTCGTCCCCGGCGCGCTCGTCCACGCACCAGTGCCGACACGGAAATGCGCGTAATACGCGTCCCAGCTCTTATCCGTCTTGTAGAACACAGTCAGATCCTCACCAGTCGGCGTCGCGTCCGTGGTCGCAGCAGCCAGCGCGCTCTCGTCCGACTGGTTCGCGCCATCGCTCGCAGCGACGGTGTACCGGTATTCGGTCTCCGGCGCGAGCCCACGGTCCGTGTACGAGGTGGACGTGCCTGCAGCCTGGAAGGTCTTCGTACCGTCCGCCCCACCCGTACGCGTGATCTCGTACCCCATGACAGCGCAATCGTCAGTTGACGCCGACCAGGTCAATGAGATTTCCGTACCCGAGGCGGCCGCCTTGACGTTCTTCGGAGTGGTGGGCGGTTGCTCGTCAACACACGTGCCGGTGCCGACCTTCGCGTCTGCATGAATCGCGACGGCATCGTTTCCTGACACAGTGGCGGAGAACTGCCCGCCCGAGACTGTCACGGTGTCGCCTGACCAGTTGCCGCGATCGTTCTTGGCCGAGATGACGTTGTAGTACTCACCGTCCGGAAGCCCGGTCTTGAACGTCTGAGTGAATTGACCGCCGCGGTTGATGACGACGGTGCCCTTGTCGCCCCGGCTGAAGGCAACGGCGCTGCTGCCATTGGTCCATTTGTCGGTCACGGACGTCCCGTAGGTGGCGACGCGGAAACCGACCATGTTCTTGATGTCGTTCTGAGCGTGCTTGCAGGTCCATGCGGAGCCACTTCCACACACCTGATCGATCACTTCACCCGACGCAACCTGCGGGGGTCCTGCATCGAAGTTGCTGAACGTGTAGCCGGAGTGGATCGACGGCGAGCCATAGTTCCACGCGAGCGTGAAGACCTGCGCGAGATCGTAGACGTCGCCGTTCTTGTAGCTCAGCGTCTCGCCGTTACGCTCCGTGTCGTGGTTGTCGACGAACACACCGGCGTCGTCATGATCGAGGAAGCCGTCCCACGACTCACCGATTCCGGAGCCGCTGATCAGCCAGTTGAGGGTGCCACCGCCGAAGGCTTCCTTGAGCTTGCGTGCGTAGGCGAACTCGTGGATATCACCCATCCCCAGATATTCCTCTGGCTGAATCGGCTCATTCGCGCGGATGACTTCCTGGACGATATACAGCTCGTCACGCTTCTTCACCTTCGACATGATGCCCTCCATGTCGGCGGCCGAGATGTGCTTGACGGCGTCGATTCGGAATCCTGACGCCCCGAGATCGACCAGCCGATTCAGGTAATCAGCGATCTTCTGCTGCACCGATTGCGACCCGGTATCCAGATCCGACAGATTCACCAGGTTGCAGTTCTGCACGTCCCATCGGTCCTGGTAATTCGAGATGTCTCTGCGGCAGGAGTGGAAATCGCCGTCGTTGTACAGTCCCGGGTAGTTGTAGTGACCGAATTGCGTTCCTGCCCAACCTGTTCCGCCGGCGGATTGGCCACTCATGTGGTTGATGACCGCATCGACGATAACTCCGACGCCCGCGTCCTCACAGGTGTCGATCATCTTCTTGAACTCGGCCTCGGTGCCTAGTCGAGATTCGAGTCGATAGCTGACCGGCTGGTAATACGTCCACCATTGGTTTCCGCGAACGTGTTCCTGAGGCGGCGATGTCTGTACATACCCATATCCCGCCGGGCCCAGGGTATTTTTGCATTCGTCGGCGATCGCATTCCAGGTCCACGAGAACATCACAGCGATAGTGTCCTTCGGGCCGGGGGCCGCTGCCTCCGCTTTGTTCGGCGGCGAGAGCGCGACGAACAGCGAAGCGAGCATCAGCCCGATAGCGAAGATCGCCCACGAAGTCTGACTTCGTTTCGATCGTTCCGGGAGCCGATCAAGAGTGCGTGCGGGGGTCACGGTGTGCTCCTTTGCCTACGTGAATGTGTCCGTCGGCGCGTCGGAGGATCGGGGAAGACGCGCTGACTTCCGTCACGATAGGTGCGTCCGTCGAGGGATTGCAAGCGCTTACACAAATGTGATGCGAATTACATGCGGGCGGTCCACAGACAGGCACGGCTTCCACATTTATTCAGCGAGAGCGAGACATCCGACCAGCGACCCTGGCGCCTGGAGTCGGCCGCCGCTCAACTCGATCCACGGTTCCGGTTGCGGGACACTGGTCAGGTGGACTACGTGTTTGTACCGCCGGGACCCGGCGCTCGGCTCGGCCTGCGCGTGCCGGCCGGAGAACTCATCGAGCAGTTCAGCCATGCCTCGGGTCCCGGTGGACAGGGGGTCAACACCTCGGATTCCCGGGTGCAGCTGAGCCTCGACCTCGCGACGACCACGGCTCTGGACGAAGTCCAGCGCGAACGCGTCCTTGGCCGGCTCGCGACGAGGCTCTCAGGAACGGTGATCACCATCAGCGCCGAGGAACATCGTTCTCAATTGCGCAACCGCGCCGCTGCTCGGGAACGACTCGCCGAGACCCTCCGCGATGCTGTGATGCCCGACACCGTTCGGCGCCCGACCCGTCCCACGCGTGGATCGCAGCGCCGTCGCCTCGAGGGCAAGCGCCGGCTCTCCGAGACCAAGCGCAATCGTCGACGTCCGACGGGCGAGTGACTTCAGGACCACCCTCCGGCGAGCGATCAGGTCTCGTACCGCCACCCATCACCGTCGCGCACGAAGGCGATGCGCACATGACGGCGATCTGGCGACCCCTGCCAGAACTCCACGCGATTCGGCACGACTCGCCAAAGAGTCCAGTCGTCCGGATCGACTGCCTGTTGCGCCGCCACGCTCCGGGCTTGCAGATCGGCAAGGCTCTCGTCTCGCGATGCCTCGATCACGGGTCCACGGACCCTGACGGAGCGTACGAGCGGCTGCCACCAGAAGGTGAGCGCCGCATTTGGGCAGACTTCGAGCTGGCCACCCTTGACGCTCGTCCGAGTACTGGCGAAGGCCCAGCCACGTTGATCCACGTCCTTCAGCACCACGACGCGAGCATCCGGCATCCCGCTCGCGTCGACTGTGGACAAGGTCATCGCGTGCGGCTCCGCCACCTCATGGTGCTGGGCGACGGCCAGCCAATCGAGGAAGAGCGTCACCGGGCCCTCCGGCAGATCCCCGAGGTCCAGTGGTGGGGCGGTCCCGGCCAACGACGGCAACGCCCGCAGCATCGACTTCGTCGAATCCGTCATCGTCCGAACCTCCCTCTCCTCCGGCTCAGCTCGAGCTTTCGCCGCGTCACCAACGGCTAGACGTTGAAGCGGAACTCCACCACGTCGCCGTCCTGCATGACGTAGTCCTTGCCCTCCAGACGCGCCTTCCCCTTGGCGCGCGCCTCGACGACCGAGCCGGTCGCGACCAGATCATCGAACGAGATGACCTCGGCCTTGATGAAGCCCTTCTCGAAGTCGGTGTGGATGACACCTGCGGCCTGCGGCGCCTTGGCACCGCGCGGGATCGTCCACGCACGCGACTCCTTCGGCC
It includes:
- a CDS encoding carbohydrate binding domain-containing protein, which translates into the protein MTPARTLDRLPERSKRSQTSWAIFAIGLMLASLFVALSPPNKAEAAAPGPKDTIAVMFSWTWNAIADECKNTLGPAGYGYVQTSPPQEHVRGNQWWTYYQPVSYRLESRLGTEAEFKKMIDTCEDAGVGVIVDAVINHMSGQSAGGTGWAGTQFGHYNYPGLYNDGDFHSCRRDISNYQDRWDVQNCNLVNLSDLDTGSQSVQQKIADYLNRLVDLGASGFRIDAVKHISAADMEGIMSKVKKRDELYIVQEVIRANEPIQPEEYLGMGDIHEFAYARKLKEAFGGGTLNWLISGSGIGESWDGFLDHDDAGVFVDNHDTERNGETLSYKNGDVYDLAQVFTLAWNYGSPSIHSGYTFSNFDAGPPQVASGEVIDQVCGSGSAWTCKHAQNDIKNMVGFRVATYGTSVTDKWTNGSSAVAFSRGDKGTVVINRGGQFTQTFKTGLPDGEYYNVISAKNDRGNWSGDTVTVSGGQFSATVSGNDAVAIHADAKVGTGTCVDEQPPTTPKNVKAAASGTEISLTWSASTDDCAVMGYEITRTGGADGTKTFQAAGTSTSYTDRGLAPETEYRYTVAASDGANQSDESALAAATTDATPTGEDLTVFYKTDKSWDAYYAHFRVGTGAWTSAPGTRMSDACEGWVSTTVPSGASGSTFAFNNGRGAWDNNGSKDYVVSGTTVAIAGGSVTAVSPCAEPTGEDLTVFYKTDKSWDAYYAHFRVGTGAWTSAPGTRMSDACEGWVSTTVPSGASGSTFAFNNGRGAWDNNGSKDYVVSGTTVAIAGGSVTAVSPCAVEDPEDPEVPEDPEVPGDPGNPGTPVGTDYSAGYYQQNPNGQVGKTASVTVDGDASEWTEDMIIAQGVANDDPRIFRGSHEGPVYDPYALYGSWDDENVYLMWQFTNVTDVVDPGQGYPISDNGKPYNGDIPQGIAFDVTDRGGDGLIDGTEQGIWGMRYTFENEEADHVAMFSSKPGVGKPAVFSLNDSDAFDYEAENVTSFADGGVAYAFGDGFHGASLMGIAANGYEGYAPADLADESAFSDLLGAHSTEQDTVYEMKIPFSVLGTTRAAVEENGIGVMLISTFGQSAIGSLPNDPATLDAATDPYTADESTSAEKEDWDGFTAQFARLGK
- the arfB gene encoding alternative ribosome rescue aminoacyl-tRNA hydrolase ArfB, coding for MDYVFVPPGPGARLGLRVPAGELIEQFSHASGPGGQGVNTSDSRVQLSLDLATTTALDEVQRERVLGRLATRLSGTVITISAEEHRSQLRNRAAARERLAETLRDAVMPDTVRRPTRPTRGSQRRRLEGKRRLSETKRNRRRPTGE
- a CDS encoding pyridoxine/pyridoxamine 5'-phosphate oxidase, with amino-acid sequence MTDSTKSMLRALPSLAGTAPPLDLGDLPEGPVTLFLDWLAVAQHHEVAEPHAMTLSTVDASGMPDARVVVLKDVDQRGWAFASTRTSVKGGQLEVCPNAALTFWWQPLVRSVRVRGPVIEASRDESLADLQARSVAAQQAVDPDDWTLWRVVPNRVEFWQGSPDRRHVRIAFVRDGDGWRYET